A stretch of DNA from Noviherbaspirillum sedimenti:
AGACTTACCTTCGATCAATGCATTCCATGCATCGGTGACGGTATTGCCCACCGGTGAAATGCACCCCAAGCCGGTGACGACCACCCGACGGCGTTGACGCGAGCTGCTCAAGCGTTTCTCCTTGTGATGCGAATAACGGATTAGGCCTTGACGTGAGCCTTGGCGTAATCGATCGCTTGTTGCACGGTGGTGATTTTTTCGGCTTGCTCGTCCGGGATTTCCATTTCGAATTCGTCTTCGAGTGCCATCACCAGCTCCACGGTGTCGAGCGAATCAGCGCCGAGGTCGTCAACAAACGAGGACTCGATCTTGATGTCAGCTTCGGCGACGCCCAGTTGCTCAGCGACGATTTTCTTAACGCGTTGTTCGATATCGGACATGTTATGGCTCCAGAGAGTGTTTACAGAAAGTGCGCGCATTTTATCAGGTTTGCGCTATGAAAAATCACTTTTAGTTATTTTCTCGATCAATCAAGAAAATCGGCTAAAAGTGCTAAAAACTCATTAACTCATGTACATGCCACCATTGACATGTAGCGTTGTTCCAGTGATGTATCCCGCTTGCGGCGAAGCAAGGAAGCCCACTGCCGCAGCAATGTCCTCCGGCGTGCCCAGACGGCCCAGCGGAATTTGCTGCTGCAAGGAGGCAATTTGCTGTTCGCTCAGCGCCTTGGTCATATCGGTATCGATGAAACCCGGCGCGATGCAATTGACGGTAATGTTGCGGCTACCGATTTCGCGCGCCAGCGCACGACTCATGCCCGCCACGCCCGCCTTGGCGGCCGCGTAATTCATTTGGCCGGGATTGCCGGCCGATCCGACCACCGAGGTAATATTGATGATGCGGCCATGCTTGGCTTTCATCATGCCACGCAGCACGGCGCGCGACAGCCGGCCCACCGCAGTCAGGTTGGTGGAAATAACAACATCCCACTCCTCATCCTTCATACGCATGGCCAACTGGTCTTGCGTAATGCCGGCATTATTGACCAGGATGGTGACGGCGCCATATTCCTTCTGGATTTGCTCGATCAGGGCATTGCTGGCGGCGGCGTCAGTGACGTTCAGGACAGCGCCCTTGCCGGCTTCCGGGCCAATTTCCGCCAAATAAGCCGAAATCGCCGTGGCGCCCGCTTCTGACGTCGCCGTGCCGATCACTTTTGCGCCATGACGTGCCAGTTCGCGCGCGATTGCCTGGCCGATGCCACGCGAGGCGCCGGTCACCAGCGCGACTTGATTGCCGAGATTCAGGTTTTGTGCAGTCACTTCGAGAGCTCCAATACTTTTTCCAGCGTCGCCTGGTCAAACATCGCTTCGCCAATCAAATCGCCATTGATACGCTTGGTCAAACCTGCCAGCACCTTGCCGGGCCCGCATTCAACGAGATGGGTAACGCCCTCGGCCGCCATTTTTTGCACCGTTTCCACCCAGCGCACCGGACTCGCCGCTTGCCGCACCAGCGCATCCTTGATGGCGGCCGGGTCATTAATGATGGCAACATCAACGTTATTAA
This window harbors:
- the acpP gene encoding acyl carrier protein, encoding MSDIEQRVKKIVAEQLGVAEADIKIESSFVDDLGADSLDTVELVMALEDEFEMEIPDEQAEKITTVQQAIDYAKAHVKA
- the fabG gene encoding 3-oxoacyl-ACP reductase FabG is translated as MTAQNLNLGNQVALVTGASRGIGQAIARELARHGAKVIGTATSEAGATAISAYLAEIGPEAGKGAVLNVTDAAASNALIEQIQKEYGAVTILVNNAGITQDQLAMRMKDEEWDVVISTNLTAVGRLSRAVLRGMMKAKHGRIINITSVVGSAGNPGQMNYAAAKAGVAGMSRALAREIGSRNITVNCIAPGFIDTDMTKALSEQQIASLQQQIPLGRLGTPEDIAAAVGFLASPQAGYITGTTLHVNGGMYMS